A genomic window from Cricetulus griseus strain 17A/GY chromosome 4, alternate assembly CriGri-PICRH-1.0, whole genome shotgun sequence includes:
- the Msantd2 gene encoding myb/SANT-like DNA-binding domain-containing protein 2 isoform X5, whose translation MPPPFPAPRYCAPGPRPEESGGRRRARGLKWRSAGRGSPPDRSSAPSARCEPLSPEPGPRAAPETAVAGCAGASLPGGAAAAAWKMAAPCGSELPANSPLKIPKMEVLSPASPGDLSDGNPSLSDPSTPRGASPLGTGSAAGSGTAASGGLGLGLGGRSAASSSVSFSPGGGGGGGGGAAAAAAAACRGMSWTPAETNALIAVWGNERLVEARYQQLEGAGTVFGSKAPGPAMYERVSRALAELGYERTPSQCRERIKDFQSVLSKTC comes from the exons ATGCCCCCACCCTTCCCGGCTCCGAGGTACTGCGCGCCCGGGCCCCGCCCGGAGGAGAGCGGCGGACGCCGGCGCGCTCGCGGGTTAAAGTGGAGATCTGCCGGCCGCGGGAGCCCACCAGACAGGTCCTCAGCGCCCTCAGCACGCTGCGAGCCGCTCAGCCCGGAGCCAGGCCCCAGGGCAGCCCCGGAGACCGCGGTGGCCGGATGCGCGGGTGCGTCACTTCCGGGCGGTGCAGCGGCGGCGGCTTGGAAGATGGCTGCGCCCTGTGGCTCGGAGCTGCCCGCCAACTCGCCGCTCAAAATTCCGAAGATGGAGGTGCTCTCCCCGGCTTCTCCTGGCGACCTGAGCGACGGGAACCCATCACTGTCCGACCCTTCTACGCCGCGGGGAGCCTCCCCTCTCGGGACGGGCAGCGCGGCGGGCTCGGGGACCGCGGCGTCCGGGGGTCTCGGGCTGGGGCTGGGGGGCCGCAGCGCTGCCTCGTCCTCGGTCTCCTTCTCGCCcggcggcggcggcggtggcGGTGGCGGGGCTGCGGCGGCCGCTGCCGCCGCCTGCCGGGGCATGTCGTGGACGCCGGCAGAGACTAACGCGCTCATCGCTGTGTGGGGAAACGAGCGGCTGGTGGAGGCGCGGTACCAGCAGCTGGAGGGAGCCGGCACGGTATTCGGCAGCAAGGCCCCCGGGCCGGCCATGTACGAGCGCGTGTCCCGGGCCCTGGCCGAGCTGGGCTACGAACGGACCCCGTCCCAGTGCCGGGAGCGCATCAAG GACTTTCAAAGTGTACTATCAAAAACTTGCTGA
- the Msantd2 gene encoding myb/SANT-like DNA-binding domain-containing protein 2 isoform X6 gives MPPPFPAPRYCAPGPRPEESGGRRRARGLKWRSAGRGSPPDRSSAPSARCEPLSPEPGPRAAPETAVAGCAGASLPGGAAAAAWKMAAPCGSELPANSPLKIPKMEVLSPASPGDLSDGNPSLSDPSTPRGASPLGTGSAAGSGTAASGGLGLGLGGRSAASSSVSFSPGGGGGGGGGAAAAAAAACRGMSWTPAETNALIAVWGNERLVEARYQQLEGAGTVFGSKAPGPAMYERVSRALAELGYERTPSQCRERIKMKCQFQREH, from the coding sequence ATGCCCCCACCCTTCCCGGCTCCGAGGTACTGCGCGCCCGGGCCCCGCCCGGAGGAGAGCGGCGGACGCCGGCGCGCTCGCGGGTTAAAGTGGAGATCTGCCGGCCGCGGGAGCCCACCAGACAGGTCCTCAGCGCCCTCAGCACGCTGCGAGCCGCTCAGCCCGGAGCCAGGCCCCAGGGCAGCCCCGGAGACCGCGGTGGCCGGATGCGCGGGTGCGTCACTTCCGGGCGGTGCAGCGGCGGCGGCTTGGAAGATGGCTGCGCCCTGTGGCTCGGAGCTGCCCGCCAACTCGCCGCTCAAAATTCCGAAGATGGAGGTGCTCTCCCCGGCTTCTCCTGGCGACCTGAGCGACGGGAACCCATCACTGTCCGACCCTTCTACGCCGCGGGGAGCCTCCCCTCTCGGGACGGGCAGCGCGGCGGGCTCGGGGACCGCGGCGTCCGGGGGTCTCGGGCTGGGGCTGGGGGGCCGCAGCGCTGCCTCGTCCTCGGTCTCCTTCTCGCCcggcggcggcggcggtggcGGTGGCGGGGCTGCGGCGGCCGCTGCCGCCGCCTGCCGGGGCATGTCGTGGACGCCGGCAGAGACTAACGCGCTCATCGCTGTGTGGGGAAACGAGCGGCTGGTGGAGGCGCGGTACCAGCAGCTGGAGGGAGCCGGCACGGTATTCGGCAGCAAGGCCCCCGGGCCGGCCATGTACGAGCGCGTGTCCCGGGCCCTGGCCGAGCTGGGCTACGAACGGACCCCGTCCCAGTGCCGGGAGCGCATCAAG
- the Msantd2 gene encoding myb/SANT-like DNA-binding domain-containing protein 2 isoform X4, which produces MPPPFPAPRYCAPGPRPEESGGRRRARGLKWRSAGRGSPPDRSSAPSARCEPLSPEPGPRAAPETAVAGCAGASLPGGAAAAAWKMAAPCGSELPANSPLKIPKMEVLSPASPGDLSDGNPSLSDPSTPRGASPLGTGSAAGSGTAASGGLGLGLGGRSAASSSVSFSPGGGGGGGGGAAAAAAAACRGMSWTPAETNALIAVWGNERLVEARYQQLEGAGTVFGSKAPGPAMYERVSRALAELGYERTPSQCRERIKLVRCPDLNAVLQLWPHRC; this is translated from the coding sequence ATGCCCCCACCCTTCCCGGCTCCGAGGTACTGCGCGCCCGGGCCCCGCCCGGAGGAGAGCGGCGGACGCCGGCGCGCTCGCGGGTTAAAGTGGAGATCTGCCGGCCGCGGGAGCCCACCAGACAGGTCCTCAGCGCCCTCAGCACGCTGCGAGCCGCTCAGCCCGGAGCCAGGCCCCAGGGCAGCCCCGGAGACCGCGGTGGCCGGATGCGCGGGTGCGTCACTTCCGGGCGGTGCAGCGGCGGCGGCTTGGAAGATGGCTGCGCCCTGTGGCTCGGAGCTGCCCGCCAACTCGCCGCTCAAAATTCCGAAGATGGAGGTGCTCTCCCCGGCTTCTCCTGGCGACCTGAGCGACGGGAACCCATCACTGTCCGACCCTTCTACGCCGCGGGGAGCCTCCCCTCTCGGGACGGGCAGCGCGGCGGGCTCGGGGACCGCGGCGTCCGGGGGTCTCGGGCTGGGGCTGGGGGGCCGCAGCGCTGCCTCGTCCTCGGTCTCCTTCTCGCCcggcggcggcggcggtggcGGTGGCGGGGCTGCGGCGGCCGCTGCCGCCGCCTGCCGGGGCATGTCGTGGACGCCGGCAGAGACTAACGCGCTCATCGCTGTGTGGGGAAACGAGCGGCTGGTGGAGGCGCGGTACCAGCAGCTGGAGGGAGCCGGCACGGTATTCGGCAGCAAGGCCCCCGGGCCGGCCATGTACGAGCGCGTGTCCCGGGCCCTGGCCGAGCTGGGCTACGAACGGACCCCGTCCCAGTGCCGGGAGCGCATCAAG